Proteins from a single region of Fusobacterium gonidiaformans ATCC 25563:
- a CDS encoding FAD-dependent oxidoreductase: MERIYDVIIIGGGPAGLSAGIYAGRAKLDVLLLEKAVPGGQIRITDEVVNYPGILSTTGAGFGEKAAEQAKNFGVEFATEEVIGMDFSGKIKTIKTTSGEYKTLAVVIATGASPRKLGFPGELEYAGRGVAYCATCDGEFFTGLPVFVVGAGFAAAEEAMFLTKYASKVTVIAREPDFTCAKSIGDKVKAHAKIEVKFHTELIEATGDSQLRHAKFKNNETGEITEYHAPDGDTFGIFVFVGYAPETQLFKGVIDLDPAGFIPTNEDLMSNVEGVYAAGDIRPKKLRQVVTAVADGAIAATNIEKYVQELREELGMVKEEIEEEKVESSSTNSRVLDDAIMQQIQGLAERFEKSVQLVVIQDPEKAEKSAEMLSLVNEIASASDKIQVQHYQKGENPEMEAKIQANFLPVVAFLNDKGEYARIKYAVVPGGHELTSFLLALYNVAGPGQAVKEEIQQKATEIDERVNLKIGVSLTCTKCPETVQSAQRIAVENQNVDIEVVDVFGFQDFKKKYDIMSVPAVVMNDKSLFFGQKDIPALLDDIFEKLGK; this comes from the coding sequence ATGGAAAGAATTTATGATGTCATTATTATTGGAGGGGGACCGGCAGGATTGTCTGCAGGAATCTATGCGGGAAGAGCAAAATTAGATGTATTATTATTAGAAAAAGCAGTCCCAGGAGGACAAATTAGAATTACTGATGAAGTCGTGAATTATCCAGGAATTCTATCAACAACAGGGGCAGGATTTGGAGAAAAGGCAGCAGAACAAGCGAAGAATTTTGGAGTAGAGTTTGCGACAGAAGAAGTGATTGGAATGGATTTCTCCGGAAAAATAAAAACAATCAAAACGACTTCTGGAGAGTATAAAACATTAGCTGTTGTGATTGCAACAGGAGCTTCTCCAAGAAAATTAGGATTTCCAGGAGAATTAGAATATGCCGGAAGAGGAGTTGCTTATTGTGCGACTTGTGATGGGGAATTCTTCACAGGCTTACCGGTATTTGTAGTGGGAGCAGGATTTGCAGCGGCAGAAGAAGCTATGTTTTTAACAAAATATGCAAGCAAAGTAACAGTGATTGCCAGAGAACCTGATTTCACTTGTGCAAAATCAATTGGAGATAAAGTGAAGGCTCACGCAAAAATTGAAGTGAAATTTCATACAGAACTAATAGAAGCAACAGGAGATTCTCAACTTCGACATGCGAAATTTAAAAACAATGAAACAGGAGAAATTACAGAATACCATGCTCCGGATGGAGATACTTTTGGAATTTTCGTCTTTGTAGGTTATGCTCCGGAAACACAATTATTTAAAGGAGTTATTGATTTAGATCCGGCAGGATTTATTCCTACGAATGAAGATTTGATGTCAAATGTAGAAGGAGTTTATGCAGCAGGAGATATTCGTCCTAAAAAATTACGACAAGTCGTAACAGCTGTTGCAGATGGAGCAATTGCAGCAACAAATATTGAAAAATATGTACAAGAACTTCGAGAAGAATTAGGAATGGTAAAAGAAGAAATAGAAGAGGAAAAAGTAGAAAGCAGCTCTACAAATTCTCGTGTCTTAGATGATGCTATTATGCAACAAATTCAAGGATTAGCAGAAAGATTTGAAAAATCAGTGCAATTAGTGGTGATTCAAGATCCGGAAAAGGCAGAAAAATCAGCAGAAATGTTGAGCTTGGTGAATGAAATTGCCTCTGCTTCTGATAAAATTCAAGTGCAACATTATCAAAAAGGAGAAAATCCTGAGATGGAAGCAAAAATTCAAGCCAATTTCTTACCGGTTGTTGCTTTCTTAAATGATAAGGGAGAATATGCAAGAATTAAGTATGCAGTCGTTCCAGGAGGTCATGAATTAACTTCTTTCTTATTGGCTCTTTATAATGTGGCTGGTCCGGGACAAGCTGTAAAGGAAGAAATTCAACAAAAGGCTACAGAAATTGACGAAAGAGTAAATCTAAAAATTGGAGTTTCTTTAACTTGTACGAAGTGTCCGGAGACTGTTCAATCAGCTCAAAGAATTGCTGTTGAAAATCAAAATGTGGATATTGAAGTTGTGGATGTATTCGGTTTTCAAGATTTCAAGAAGAAATATGATATTATGAGTGTGCCGGCTGTGGTAATGAATGACAAAAGTCTATTCTTTGGACAAAAAGATATCCCAGCTTTATTAGATGATATTTTTGAAAAGTTAGGAAAATAA